The proteins below are encoded in one region of Lactuca sativa cultivar Salinas chromosome 3, Lsat_Salinas_v11, whole genome shotgun sequence:
- the LOC122194373 gene encoding protein trichome birefringence-like 23 isoform X1, which yields MSFLCGEIDCKETMSEIVMKQNWWRSAYNHWVFKLGILMLLVGFGFRFHLSQSSSVIPNVSDNNLGTPFMTKNEKPIPSDFAESPEELNQIRRNEKCDIFDGEWIPNSGGAAYTNNTCRWIESDQNCIGNGRPDTGYLHWRWSPKACELPPFDAKKFLEMMRGKTWGFVGDSITRNHFQSFICLLSQAEDPVDFFHDKDYKIQKWHFPSYNLTVSVIWSPFLVKAETFEDINHIPSSEIQIHVDILDKTWSQQFDTWDYVLFSSGKWFVRTAIYYENNTILGCHGCEGKNYTDIGFNIAYQKVIKNLFDFIMNSNKQSTIIFRTSTPDHFENGPWSSGGTCDRRVPAKKGEFELGIFNRILREVELPEFAKAKASEKGKKLKLLDVMPLSLVRPDGHPGPYRYFYPFAKDKKAKVQYDCLHWCLPGPIDQWNDLLMKVVVDD from the exons ATGAGCTTCCTTTGTGGGGAAATAGACTGTAAAGAAACTATGAGTGAAATTGTAATGAAGCAAAATTGGTGGAGGTCAGCTTATAATCACTGGGTTTTCAAGTTAGGGATTTTGATGTTGTTAGTGGGTTTTGGATTCAGATTTCATTTATCACAATCGTCCAGTGTGATTCCCAATGTTTCTGATAATAATCTTGGTACTCCTTTTATGACGAAGAATGAGAAGCCGATTCCTTCAGATTTTGCCGAATCTCCCGAGGAATTAAACCAAATTCGTCGTAATG AAAAGTGTGATATTTTCGATGGCGAATGGATACCAAATTCCGGCGGAGCAGCGTACACCAATAACACCTGTAGATGGATTGAAAGTGATCAAAATTGTATCGGAAATGGTAGGCCGGACACCGGGTATCTTCACTGGAGGTGGAGTCCCAAAGCTTGTGAATTGCCTCCTTTTGATGCCAAGAAATTTCTTGAAATGATGAGAGGTAAAACGTGGGGTTTTGTTGGCGACTCCATAACTCGGAATCATTTTCAATCCTTCATTTGTCTTCTGTCTCAG GCAGAAGATCCTGTTGACTTTTTCCACGACAAGGATTACAAGATCCAAAAATGGCATTTTCCATCGTACAACCTTACAGTATCCGTTATTTGGTCTCCTTTTCTTGTAAAAGCCGAGACTTTTGAAGATATAAATCATATTCCGTCATCTGAGATACAAATCCACGTTGACATTCTTGACAAAACCTGGAGCCAACAATTTGACACATGGGATTACGTCTTGTTCTCTTCTGGTAAATGGTTTGTAAGAACAGCGATCTACTATGAAAACAATACCATTCTCGGCTGCCATGGCTGTGAGGGAAAGAACTACACTGATATTGGTTTCAACATTGCTTACCAGAAAGTCATAAAGAATCTTTTTGATTTCATTATGAATTCAAACAAACAGAGTACGATTATTTTCAGAACATCAACCCCGGATCATTTTGAAAATGGTCCATGGTCAAGTGGCGGGACTTGTGATAGAAGGGTGCCAGCTAAAAAAGGCGAGTTTGAGTTGGGAATATTTAATAGAATCCTACGCGAGGTTGAATTGCCAGAATTTGCAAAAGCCAAAGCTTCtgaaaaagggaagaaattgAAACTTCTTGATGTGATGCCTCTTTCGTTGGTGAGACCAGATGGTCATCCAGGTCCATATAGATATTTTTACCCTTTTGCGAAAGATAAGAAAGCTAAAGTTCAGTATGATTGTTTGCATTGGTGTTTGCCTGGTCCAATTGATCAGTGGAATGATTTGTTGATGAAGGTAGTGGTAGATGATTGA